A stretch of the Cheilinus undulatus linkage group 11, ASM1832078v1, whole genome shotgun sequence genome encodes the following:
- the fbxw12 gene encoding F-box/WD repeat-containing protein 12: MDLHEPYLIGDCLIHVFTFLTKEDLISASSVCKDWHEAAETPWLWRRMCLRRWTFCNVSVLGSEQVNHSWKRYFLRRCHLEANMTKGRSGGYTCKSLRGHTGRVVGLVYLQKNSDQHPDLWSSSAIICSASTDGTVRAWSVQNGDLLWCSPAQSPLTAIITDEQQEVVITADSTGLIKTRQGQTGQEVASFNAASPHCSLLQYNINNSWFLTVGTSQGSVCTLSDTALTEKSNIMVCDTFKVNTLLMSPDKKWITAGTKENDDLSPKVIYTESLTSPTEDEDPLCQSVPVTGCQAAVFIPTQPARLAIIHYNQRPRNKALTVFDVSLKKTKYKSEIQVQQVESFSLTLNTSSSHFLLEAKGSNCLVLAAGQELMVYSLKGALLASFKDHTMPITSICVDSFRVVTASRDLSLRVLTWRKDGDSGLSLESKYHLLGGSHSMSSGFTQVACDFSSIVASAEGKDGKDVLKAYSFTL; encoded by the exons ATGGATCTTCATGAGCCGTATCTGATCGGTGACTGCCTCATTCATGTCTTTACATTTCTGACTAAAGAGGATTTAATCAGTGCCTCCAGTGTCTGTAAG GACTGGCATGAAGCGGCTGAAACCCCGTGGTTATGGAG AAGGATGTGTTTGCGGCGCTGGACTTTCTGTAACGTCTCTGTCCTGGGAAGTGAACAGGTGAATCACTCCTGGAAGAGGTACTTTCTTCGGCGTTGCCACTTAGAGGCAAATATGACGAAAGGCCGGTCAGGAGGTTACACCTGCAAGAGTCTCAGAGGACACACAG GCAGGGTGGTGGGGTTGGTGTATCTACAGAAGAATTCAGATCAGCATCCTGACCTGTGGAGCAGCAGTGCCATCATCTGCAGTGCCTCCACTGATGGTACAGTCCGAGCATGGAGCGTCCAGAAT GGTGACCTCCTGTGGTGTAGTCCTGCACAGAGTCCTTTAACAGCGATTATTACTGACGAACAACAGGAAGTAGTGATCACAGCAGACTCCACAGGACTCATAAAGACCCGGCAGGGCCAGACTGGACAGGAGGTGGCCTCCTTTAATGCTGCATCTCCACACTGTTCATTACTGCAGTACAATATCAACAACAGCTGGTTTCTGACT GTTGGAACCAGCCAGGGATCTGTTTGCACACTAtctgatacagctttaactgaAAAGTCCAACATAATGGTGTGTGACACCTTTAAAGTCAACACCCTGCTTATGTCACCTGACAAGAAATGGATCACAGCTGGAACCAAGGAAAATGATGATTTAAGCCCAAAG GTGATTTACACTGAGAGTTTGACCTCTCCGACTGAGGATGAAGATCCTCTGTGCCAGTCTGTGCCAGTCACCGGTTGCCAGGCTGCTGTTTTCATTCCCACCCAGCCTGCCAGACTGGCCATCATCCACTACAACCAGCGCCCAAGAAACAAAGCTCTCACTGTGTTCGATGTCAGCCTTAAAAAGACAAAGTACAAGTCAGAGATCCAGG TCCAGCAGGTGGAGTCCTTCTCCCTGACTCTGAACACCAGCTCCTCACACTTCCTCCTGGAAGCCAAGGGCAGCAACTGCTTAGTGCTGGCAGCAGGCCAGGAGCTAATGGTTTACTCCCTGAAAGGGGCACTGCTCGCAAGCTTTAAAGATCACACCATGCCTATCACCTCTATATGTGTG GATAGCTTCCGTGTTGTGACAGCCTCTCGGGACCTCTCCTTAAGAGTGTTGACTTGGAGAAAAGATGGAGACAGCGGTTTGAGCCTGGAGAGCAAATACCATCTACTGGGAGGCTCTCACTCGATGTCCAG CGGGTTCACCCAGGTCGCCTGTGACTTCTCCAGCATTGTGGCCTCAGCAGAAGGGAAAGATGGGAAAGATGTCTTAAAAGCTTATTCTTTTACCTTATGA
- the LOC121517532 gene encoding protein Wnt-7a, producing the protein MSRRTRRWILRVLLCLGIVYLKIGGFSSVVALGASIICNKIPGLAPRQRIICQSRPDAIIVIGEGAQMGINECQFQFRNGRWNCSALGERTVFGKELKVGSKEAAFTYAIIAAGVAHAITAACTQGNLSDCSCDKEKQGFYSKDQGWKWGGCSADISYGLGFSKVFIDAREVKQNARTLMNLHNNEVGRKVLEKNMRLECKCHGVSGSCTTKTCWTTLPKFRELGYILKEKYAQAVHVEPVKASRNKRPKFLKIKKPYSYRKPMDTDLVYIDKSPNYCEVDPVTGSLGTQGRVCNKTMMQHISGCDLMCCGRGYNTHQYSRVWQCNCKFLWCCYVKCNTCSERTEVYTCK; encoded by the exons ATGAGTCGGAGAACGAGACGCTGGATTTTAAGAGTTTTACTTTGTTTGGGAattgtttatttgaaaattgG TGGCTTCTCCTCCGTGGTGGCCCTAGGTGCGAGCATAATCTGTAACAAGATCCCCGGTTTGGCCCCCAGACAGCGGATTATCTGCCAGAGTCGCCCCGATGCCATTATCGTCATCGGAGAGGGAGCCCAAATGGGCATCAACGAGTGTCAGTTTCAGTTCAGAAACGGCCGCTGGAACTGCTCCGCGCTGGGGGAGAGGACAGTCTTCGGAAAAGAGTTGAAAGTGG GCAGTAAAGAAGCTGCGTTCACCTACGCCATCATCGCAGCAGGGGTTGCCCACGCCATCACAGCAGCATGTACGCAGGGAAACCTGAGTGACTGTAGCTGTGACAAAGAGAAGCAGGGGTTCTACAGCAAAGATCAGGGCTGGAAGTGGGGAGGCTGCTCAGCAGACATCAGCTACGGCCTGGGATTCTCCAAAGTATTTATCGATGCTCGGGAGGTCAAACAGAATGCAAGGACTCTCATGAACCTTCATAATAATGAGGTGGGACGCAAG GTTTTGGAGAAGAACATGAGGCTGGAATGCAAGTGTCATGGCGTCTCGGGCTCCTGCACCACCAAAACCTGCTGGACTACACTTCCCAAGTTCCGCGAGCTCGGCTACATTCTCAAGGAGAAGTATGCCCAAGCTGTGCACGTGGAACCAGTCAAAGCCAGCCGCAACAAGCGCCCCAAATTCCTCAAGATCAAGAAGCCTTACTCGTACCGGAAGCCCATGGATACAGACCTGGTGTACATTGACAAGTCGCCCAACTACTGCGAGGTGGACCCTGTGACGGGGAGTCTGGGGACGCAGGGCAGGGTGTGTAACAAGACTATGATGCAACACATCAGTGGCTGTGACCTGATGTGCTGCGGTCGAGGATACAACACACACCAGTACTCTCGCGTGTGGCAGTGCAACTGTAAGTTCCTGTGGTGCTGCTACGTGAAGTGCAACACGTgcagtgagaggacagaggtGTACACATGCAAATGA
- the ptpdc1b gene encoding protein tyrosine phosphatase domain-containing protein 1, whose translation MTPVRAPKANYTLIGEAIRYVIPAPMQCSIGCGGQNCKYDNPGYWRDDQQAIKGLYSSWVSDFLLAMSRPSTQTIEKYKIIDQFKKNGIKTVINLQIPGEHASCGNPLEPESGFSYRPEVFMENDIYFYNFGWSDYGVANLTTVLDMVKVMAFALQEGKIAVHCHAGLGRTGVLLACFLAYATRMTANQAILYVRAKRPNSIQTRGQLHCVREFVQFLAPLRSVFSCAEPQSNKVTLSQYLNRQRHILHGYERKELRNLPKIVQLVSRLLLDIVENRQVIEEDILEAPDLHDLEMTLSIIEQMGPEVFSKEPRLPGSPTLPRHFNEPPIFYHRKSLSYSESDLRRLGSQLNLLTQPLSSLSQTAINKPFAPSRPAHPQIDIHYWNSNLSEVSHSSTGSLWKVKNEEGQKDGSILLRKVTQKTMLRSESVGNREPTKKGSMLSRWKAEQREELAMNGKKSEAREEEQSDKSEVPFITLQTELSLESRRLLVAQALAVDLFIDGEEEHKSKVLAWQADLNQGGGWERLCSERDPFILSGLMWSWLEQLKEPVISVQEATALNPYCTDAQTILNTLSQAARETLMCILDCMAQMMTIPEEVEEAFLNRTIKALTWSQNDSEDGRKVYESMTTVLQCVLWDMRCEITDEDETRLSPCSLK comes from the exons ATGACTCCAGTCAGAGCCCCCAAGGCCAACTACACTCTTATTGGAGAGGCTATACGTTATGTCATCCCTGCACCTATGCAATGCTCAATTGGCTGTGGAGGACAAAACTGCAAGTATGATAACCCAGGTTACTGGAGAGACGACCAACAGGCCATTAAAGGCCTCTACTCTTCATG GGTTAGTGACTTTCTTCTCGCCATGTCCAGACCATCAACTCAAACTATTGAGAAGTACAAGATCATTGATCAATTCAAAAA GAATGGCATTAAAACAGTGATAAACCTGCAGATACCTGGTGAACATGCCAGCTGTGGAAACCCTCTGGAGCCAGAGAGCGGTTTCTCTTATCGCCCAGAGGTTTTCATGGAAAATGACA tttatttctacAATTTTGGCTGGAGTGACTATGGAGTAGCCAACCTCACCACTGTGTTGGACATGGTGAAGGTCATGGCCTTCGCTCTGCAGGAGGGAAAGATCGCAGTTCACTGTCACGCCGGTCTTGGAAGAACAG GTGTGCTTTTAGCATGTTTTCTGGCCTATGCTACCAGAATGACTGCTAACCAAGCTATTCTATATGTGCGTGCGAAACGGCCCAACTCCATCCAGACGCGTGGTCAGCTGCATTGTGTCAGGGAGTTTGTACAATTCCTTGCCCCTTTGAGGAGCGTGTTTTCCTGTGCTGAGCCTCAATCTAACAAAGTCACCCTGTCCCAGTATCTGAACCGCCAGAGACATATATTACATGGCTATGAAAGGAAGGAGCTGAGGAACCTTCCCAAGATTGTTCAGCTGGTGTCCAGGCTGCTGTTGGACATTGTAGAGAATCGACAGGTGATTGAAGAGGACATCCTGGAAGCTCCAGATCTTCATGACTTGGAAATGACTCTTAGTATTATTGAGCAGATGGGTCCAGAGGTGTTTTCAAAGGAGCCACGTTTACCAGGTTCGCCAACTTTACCTAGACATTTCAACGAGCCACCAATCTTCTACCATCGCAAGAGCCTGAGCTACAGCGAGTCAGACTTGAGGCGACTGGGCTCTCAGCTCAACCTCCTCACACAACCACTCAGCTCTTTGTCACAGACGGCCATCAATAAGCCCTTTGCTCCCTCACGGCCAGCTCACCCTCAAATTGATATTCACTACTGGAACAGCAACCTATCTGAGGTCTCACACAGCTCAACAGGCTCACTCTGGAAAGTAAAGAATGAAGAAGGCCAAAAAGACGGATCCATTCTGCTGCGGAAAGTGACCCAGAAAACAATGCTACGTAGCGAATCTGTGGGGAACAGAGAACCCACTAAAAAAGGCAGCATGCTGTCCAGGTGGAAAGCAGAGCAAAGGGAGGAGTTAGCCATGAACGGGAAAAAGTCTGAAGCTCGAGAAGAGGAGCAATCCGATAAATCAGAGGTTCCCTTCATCACCCTGCAGACAGAGCTGTCTCTGGAAAGCAGGAGGCTGTTAGTGGCACAGGCCCTGGCAGTCGACCTTTTTATTGATGGGGAAGAGGAGCACAAGAGCAAAGTCTTGGCATGGCAG GCCGACCTAAACCAAGGTGGTGGCTGGGAGAGGCTCTGCTCAGAGCGGGACCCTTTCATCCTCTCCGGGCTTATGTGGTCATGGCTGGAGCAGCTTAAAGAGCCGGTCATTTCCGTGCAAGAGGCCACAGCCCTGAACCCTTACTGCACTGATGCTCAAACCATCCTCAACACACTCAGCCAG GCTGCCAGAGAAACATTAATGTGCATACTAGACTGCATGGCTCAAATGATGACCATACCAGAAGAGGTTGAAGAAGCATTCCTGAATCGTACTATCAAAGCTCTCACCTGG TCGCAAAATGACTCAGAAGATGGAAGGAAAGTATACGAGTCGATGACTACAGTCCTACAGTGTGTTCTTTGGGACATGAGATGTGAGATCACAGATGAAGACGAGACACGTTTGTCTCCATGCTCTTTGAAATAG